From Flavipsychrobacter sp., a single genomic window includes:
- a CDS encoding efflux RND transporter periplasmic adaptor subunit, producing MKVFKFILSILPLLLFMACNNGNSSNKEEHTANEHHETIADEITLTQEQYSSAGIKTDKVTTRKMGNVIVANGKLDVPPQQMVSVSIPLAGFVKRTSLLEGVYVKKGQVIAVLENLDYVQIQQDYLDVKGQYEFAVKEYNRQKQLAEEKVNSEKTLQQAKASFLSLQARYKGLESKLKLMSIKPSSIENGEISSTINVYAPISGYITKVNVNVGQYVSPQDVLFRIVNTEHLHVELTVFEKDISRLEEGQSVRLKLANETEERSAVVHLIGREISKERTVLVHCHLDNEDVKLLPGMFLKAYIETNATDVYALPESAIIRFEGEDYVFVEEGTSGKMYHYKMVKASIGSIDRGFAAVTLSEGIGQDSNVVVNGGYVLLAKLKNSDDDEGGHGH from the coding sequence ATGAAAGTATTCAAGTTTATATTATCAATATTGCCGCTTTTGTTATTTATGGCGTGCAATAATGGTAATAGTAGTAATAAAGAAGAACACACTGCTAACGAGCATCATGAAACAATAGCAGATGAAATTACACTCACTCAAGAGCAGTATTCTTCGGCAGGTATAAAAACTGATAAAGTTACCACACGTAAAATGGGAAATGTAATTGTAGCAAACGGTAAGTTAGATGTTCCTCCGCAGCAAATGGTAAGTGTCTCCATACCTCTTGCAGGTTTTGTAAAAAGAACGAGTTTGCTAGAAGGTGTTTACGTGAAAAAAGGGCAAGTGATAGCAGTGTTGGAAAACTTAGATTATGTTCAAATACAACAAGACTATCTTGATGTTAAAGGCCAATATGAGTTTGCTGTAAAAGAATATAATAGACAAAAGCAACTGGCGGAAGAAAAAGTAAACTCGGAAAAAACATTGCAACAAGCAAAAGCTAGTTTTCTATCTCTACAGGCAAGATACAAAGGGCTGGAAAGCAAGCTTAAGTTAATGAGCATTAAACCTTCGTCTATTGAGAACGGAGAGATCAGCAGTACAATTAATGTCTATGCTCCTATAAGTGGCTATATTACTAAAGTGAATGTTAATGTTGGACAGTATGTTTCGCCTCAAGATGTGCTTTTTCGAATTGTTAACACTGAGCATTTGCATGTAGAGTTAACAGTTTTTGAAAAGGATATATCGAGGTTAGAAGAAGGGCAGTCTGTGAGATTAAAACTAGCTAACGAAACAGAAGAGCGTAGTGCGGTAGTGCATCTTATAGGTAGAGAAATAAGTAAAGAACGTACAGTACTCGTGCATTGTCATTTAGATAATGAAGATGTTAAGTTGTTGCCGGGTATGTTCTTAAAGGCGTATATAGAAACGAATGCTACAGATGTATATGCGTTGCCAGAATCGGCCATCATAAGATTTGAAGGGGAAGATTATGTATTTGTAGAGGAGGGTACTTCAGGTAAGATGTATCACTATAAAATGGTTAAAGCTTCTATAGGATCTATAGATAGAGGGTTTGCAGCGGTTACTTTGTCAGAAGGTATTGGTCAAGACAGTAATGTTGTAGTTAACGGTGGATACGTGTTATTGGCAAAATTGAAGAATAGTGATGATGACGAGGGTGGACATGGTCACTAA
- a CDS encoding TatD family hydrolase produces MYIDTHTHIYDEQFDVDRTQMLERAFDVDVKKLYMPNCNSQTIEGMMKLAKEYPDNCYPMMGLHPCYVKEDYKEELEIVSSWLKKERFSAVGEIGLDYHWDLTFKEQQIEAFNQQIDLALQYDLPIVIHSRSSTQDCIDIVKQRQNGNLKGIFHCFGDTIKEAQQIIDLGLHIGIGGVATFKNSKLSEVIKQVDIKHIVLETDAPYLAPTPYRGKRNECSYIPLIAEKIGDIKGISAKEIGNITTQNALNIFSS; encoded by the coding sequence ATGTACATAGATACACATACCCATATATACGACGAACAATTTGATGTTGATAGAACACAAATGCTAGAAAGAGCATTTGATGTTGATGTTAAGAAACTATATATGCCTAATTGTAATAGCCAAACAATAGAAGGCATGATGAAACTTGCTAAAGAGTACCCTGACAATTGCTACCCTATGATGGGGTTACACCCCTGCTATGTAAAAGAAGATTACAAAGAAGAGTTAGAGATAGTTTCATCATGGTTAAAAAAGGAACGCTTTTCAGCTGTAGGAGAAATAGGACTTGATTACCACTGGGACTTAACTTTCAAAGAGCAGCAAATAGAAGCCTTTAACCAACAAATAGATTTGGCATTACAATACGACCTTCCTATTGTTATACACAGCCGCTCCTCTACTCAAGACTGTATTGATATTGTAAAACAAAGACAAAATGGAAATCTAAAAGGTATTTTCCATTGCTTTGGCGACACAATAAAAGAAGCGCAACAAATCATCGACCTAGGGCTGCATATAGGTATCGGAGGAGTTGCTACATTTAAGAACAGTAAACTATCTGAAGTAATAAAACAAGTAGACATTAAACATATAGTTCTGGAAACAGACGCTCCATATCTTGCTCCTACTCCATATAGGGGCAAGCGTAATGAATGCAGTTACATTCCCTTAATAGCAGAAAAGATAGGCGACATTAAAGGCATAAGTGCTAAAGAAATAGGCAATATCACGACACAAAATGCTTTAAATATTTTCAGTAGTTAA
- a CDS encoding tetratricopeptide repeat protein produces the protein MTKFTIIAFLLALVSTSVFATSDNNAKWDTANTLFNNKAYDSARVYYEQLAQDHESAALYYNLGNTYYKLNKVGKAVLNYERALRIDPSNSKTQDNLYLTQTRIANRIQATERIFFIRWWQNITHASHATLWAILALIIFVSVLIIHILKKLNIISFNIPQQATVGALVIWLLFLTFSIFATDNKYYSQQAVVMENNSSFKQQPDATKNSSLIPEGTKVSIEQQKGSWLEVILPDGRKGWMPAEVLTKI, from the coding sequence ATGACGAAATTCACAATAATTGCTTTTCTGCTTGCACTAGTTTCTACATCAGTTTTTGCTACTAGTGACAATAATGCCAAATGGGATACCGCTAATACACTTTTTAATAACAAAGCTTATGATAGTGCCAGAGTATACTACGAACAATTGGCCCAAGATCATGAGTCTGCAGCATTGTATTATAACTTAGGCAATACCTATTATAAACTCAACAAGGTGGGAAAAGCTGTGCTTAATTATGAGCGTGCTTTGAGAATAGACCCTTCAAACAGTAAAACACAAGACAACCTATATCTTACTCAAACTAGAATAGCTAATAGAATACAAGCTACTGAGCGTATTTTCTTTATTCGATGGTGGCAAAATATTACACATGCGAGTCATGCTACATTATGGGCAATACTAGCATTAATAATTTTTGTAAGTGTTCTTATTATACATATACTCAAGAAGCTGAACATTATATCGTTTAATATTCCACAACAGGCTACAGTGGGAGCATTAGTTATTTGGCTACTTTTTTTAACATTCTCCATATTTGCTACTGATAATAAATACTATAGCCAGCAAGCTGTTGTAATGGAAAATAATTCTTCTTTTAAACAACAGCCTGATGCCACAAAAAACTCGAGCCTTATACCAGAAGGTACTAAAGTATCTATTGAGCAACAAAAGGGTTCATGGTTAGAGGTTATTTTGCCTGATGGCCGCAAGGGCTGGATGCCAGCAGAAGTATTGACAAAAATATAG
- a CDS encoding polysaccharide deacetylase family protein: MVYWVTPPWWLKAYYPQLIWRMPDEDAVYLTFDDGPHPSITTFVLDQLSAANAKATFFCIGKNVDEHQDVFNRIVKEGHTTGNHTHNHFNGWKHNTKDYLSNITKAAEHIDSKLYRPPYGRIKKNQITQLQTSSPPYNIYMWDVLSADFDIKTSPQKCLNNVLNHIRPGSIVVFHDSEKAWDRMSYALPKVLEYCKEKNWKMKGLPK; the protein is encoded by the coding sequence ATGGTATACTGGGTAACGCCGCCTTGGTGGTTAAAAGCTTATTATCCTCAACTGATATGGCGCATGCCAGATGAGGATGCTGTCTACCTGACATTTGATGATGGACCACACCCTAGTATCACTACTTTTGTGCTAGATCAACTTAGTGCAGCCAATGCCAAAGCAACTTTTTTTTGTATTGGTAAAAATGTAGACGAGCATCAGGATGTATTTAACAGAATAGTAAAAGAAGGGCACACTACAGGTAACCATACTCACAATCACTTCAACGGATGGAAACATAACACTAAAGATTACCTATCTAACATTACTAAAGCCGCCGAGCATATAGATAGTAAACTATATAGACCCCCCTATGGCAGGATAAAGAAAAACCAGATAACACAACTACAAACTTCTTCTCCGCCCTATAACATATACATGTGGGATGTACTCAGTGCTGATTTTGACATAAAAACATCCCCTCAGAAATGCCTGAACAATGTACTTAATCATATAAGACCTGGCTCTATTGTAGTATTTCATGACAGTGAAAAAGCATGGGATAGAATGAGCTATGCATTGCCCAAAGTATTGGAATACTGCAAGGAGAAAAACTGGAAAATGAAAGGATTACCAAAATAG